The sequence atataaCACTTCTTCCTacgtaatttattttggaaaatatttttataagagtttctatgaaatgtaaattaaaataataatttaatgaatacaTGAGAGTTATCAGACAGTAGTTGTATACTTATATTGTATACTTATATTCCTGAATTTATAAAGGGTTGTATAGGTAGGGAATGATTTCTAAGTCagcgatattaaataaaaatcactatgtttataataaccatagagacgctcatagccagttgtgctcaacAAGTTGTGTTAAGCAACgttcatttcatagatgggagACCGTATTGAtgtatttgaactaagcgtctcCATGTAGGAGTACTTTGCCTAGATCCGctaatagccacctttacacacacactgtatcgcatgttcttaggagcgtacaggattacgcgcgggaaagcagcgaggtcttcgctcgcgattttcttcgcggacttgacagatgagcgcggcgcgtggtctttcctttctccttacacgcgcgattgttgtttcatgcgggATAGAGtatgtgtgtaaagggggctaatGCCCTGTGCCCATAATGccgacttacccccggtttctgaggtacgtttagcggtagtttatcaatagcgttaaaactcacataaaaaacgttattgaatagataaactaccgctaaatgtactcagaaaccgggcattaggaaattattattttgttccaGCCGTCACGATGCGTATCATGTTGCCCGCCATCCTGTTGCTGTCGGCCATCTTGGCGTGTGCCGCGCAGGCGCAGtacccgcgcccgcgccgccccgAGCGCTTCGACACGGCCGAGCAGATCTCCAACTATCTCAAGGAGCTGCAAGAGTATTACTCAGTGCATGGACGGGGAAGGTGAGAAATTACTTTATACACAAGTTTGGTTTGACTTGAAAATCAAAGCCAGGATTCAGCGTTTTGGTGGCAGTGGATCTTTATCACTAAGTCACaagttacaatgtttttttttgcttgttataattatttaaattttaatatttaattatgtattttaagatGTAAACGTTTTGCAAGTAGTTTTAGGGTTTAAACGTTAGTTTTGGTTCTGAAATAGCAGGGTGCTCTTTGTTTCAAAAGTCCAACTATtcgataaataatattgaagtcGTTGCTAGTAGCAATGTAGCAACAGCAACGCTTAGCGCCATCTAGTAACATTTTCCGGGTACTATCTTTAAACGCCATCTGTCGCCATTTTCCGGGAACTACCTATGTTTTCTGGATACTAATTTAACCACGCCATCTGTTGTAATTTTCCATTAACTATTATATACGACTGGAGcaaaaagttttttaacttaatttttttttttgttttacagatATGGCAAGAGGCAAATGCATATAGCCGATGCGTCCGTGATTTTCAGAGAGAGTCCTTTCTTCGAGCACAACTTAAACGAAGAGCCTGCGTTCAAAAACCTCggttataagtaaaattattaataacacataaaatagCCACATTCCCGTGTACATGAACCGTTTGCCGATTGAATACATTTAAGTTGCAGTTTTTTCAAAAtgaactatttattattcaataagtttagttatttatttttgtaataatttgtattaaatagtttaattttaattaagttacgACTGTGTAAAATAGTtggttttgaaattaaaatgttttcgtatatttttaacgtCAGCCATCTTGTATTGTTAATCTATTCTAGTCAAATGAATATCTAAAATTATTCCGTCTTATTATAATAGTCAATTATCCGCTTTTTTCAACGGAAATTCTAAAAAATAGTCACCAAGCTGGGTGAGTGactatttttagtaattttgtcaattcttttattattattataatagatagaaataataatataataaaatcaatcagTATTACAATGTACGTAGTATTTACTCAAAAtgcaaaattgtttgaaaattcatgtgttttattttaataacccCTTAATTATACAAATCCacaatatttatacacattacctaatgtcccacagctgggcaagggtctcctcccgtaatgagggagggtttaggccttaagtccaccacgctggccaagcgcgggttggggactttgcttgctctcaataaatgtattaaacaaattttaggcatgcaaggtttcctcacgatgttttccttcaccgttggagcatgcgataattatttctaatacacacataacttcgaaaagttatcaTTGCTGTGTTATGTCGGGTtggaacctgcgaccacttgcgagggaggtgtcaacttataccactcgtaGGTAGATATCAGAAAAAGCATAGTGTTTTGTATGTAGAGACTTGAAACTGCCAATCAACAACACTAAGACCTGGTTATGGTatgaagagtttctttgtatgtttgtacgcggtagtctcaggaactactggtccgatttgaaaaattctttgagtGTTGGATAGAtagaagaaggctataggctatcgtagcgtagcgtgatggtatatcacgctacgaccaataggagcagagtaccagtaaaaaatgttaccaaaacggaGAAAATGcagacccattctctcttatgtgaagcaagcgaagtggcgcgggtcagctagtcaaaaatATCAGTCCTAGCAAAAGGGATGCAGTGagttgggttcgattcccatacaaAACAAACCGTACCGTCGgactacgcacctgacttttgtatgtatgtttgtaaaatactgtCACAAACACCCTTAAAACAAGAGTAGTCTATTAAAACGTAGTTTCTAGAAAGTTCTCTCGCAGAATAATCTGAAACCCTTTCTTAATCCTCTGCCAATTATGTTGCCCAACGCTGATCAAATGACAAACATTTATTACATGCGATTATGAACCTTAGTGCTGAGTGTTAGGGTTGGTTTTCAGTTGGatggttttaatgaaaatgaaacGGGGTGGTTAATCTCttggtatgtatgtaaaatgtctgtttgtgtgtttttggtaatttttgtttcagtattttgtagaagagaaaaaaacatattgctGTTGACTATACTTCACACGTGTTTAGGTGAAGGTAGAGTTGGATGAAAATCatagaattttgtatttaaatttttttcataaGTGATATTAACCATATGCCGACGGCAACAGCGAATATTTCATGACATAATTAATCGAACTGAGACTAATTTCAAGTTAAAAACACAGGGTATTAggtaatatcataaaatttcAGTACCTTATACTAATtcttctaaaactattttattaagcATCAAGTAAACTTGATAGCATACAACAATTTTTATCAGCAGCGCGATTGTCTACAGCAAGtaccgagtatcgagaattacctaacattttaaatgtactgaacAATTCGTTCCTACAGCACCCGATAGGGGCGATGATTGGGTATtgattatcattattattactatactcTGTGGTATTAATACATTTCTCGTTAGCTAGCcaattgtcgatagtcgatagtagtagagaatctcCTCACAGATACTAAACATCGTAGccaaaaatacgaaaaaaacaaGCAAATCCACGCGTACCACGAAATGTGAGAACATACACAACACAAGTCATTCCAAACCTTAACATGTACAAAATATACCTTAAATTACAGTGTATAAGGCCTAGAAAGAGAGGTCATCGAATCGAATCTAAATGGATTATAAACAGTTTGCGCGCGCAACTACGATGTTTTCATATCATGGCGGAGGGCTCTTTTTAGTGGACCGATCCCAAATAATATCTTACAAgtcatatttacttataaaaagtaacaaatataaagctaaatattgtaatttgtcttATACAAgtgttgaaatattatttttggcgTGATTTTCGGTGTAAATCgtatttaatgttgtgtaatggCGCCCAACGTGATTATACTTATTCGAtatgatgtttatttttgttaaatgcgTAGTTTTGGGATAAATAACTTTTCATAAtctatctaaatattatttttgtagtatttcCTAGTATATTAAagcttttaaagtaataaaaatgtatgtgttacatttttcgttcgGAAACAAAAGCGAGCGTTGGAAAGTGTCAACTAAAAAGAACCCACGGGATAGCGATTGAGGAAGCGGGTGCTaccgtatattttttactaaaaaactctatattttaacataaatatattaaaacaaactgtctatttttacaaactttttctACTTGGACGATATTTTTGAGGTTGGCGCCtatattgatgaaattttgaaaaaacatttttcttcgtATCATATCAGTGGAGTGTGTGaatttttaatgtgtttttgactTTTTTGGACTATTtccctttaatattttttcaccaATTTGTAAAGGAATAAGAGGTAAggatatttctttattattctagttttatttcaaacaaaatgagTCGTTTTTCaacgaaacataaataattttacgcTCAATTGTTTTTCGAAACCGCGTAATTCCTGATAATTCATAGaattaatttcttattaaaGAAGATTAATATATTGCTGTGCGCTAAAATTAACTACTATTAATACGAAATAATCGCTTATTGACAATATCTGTTAGAAAGACGAAAATGCTATGCATTTTTGATACACCTCGCACTTGTCACGTACCTATTTCGGTTgagtaaaattgttatttatttttttattaatgaaaacagTTTActgttgaattattttatactgaAGGTACATTAGTAAagattctaatatttttaagttcatATTTAGGCGTATcgctaaaatttaatttaataaataatgcgaAAAACTTTGGgcactgaaataaaaattagaatACATAATTTTTACGTGAAAATTGATTCctcaaaaaaatatgattcataaTTTAATGTGAGCATTTATTAACTCATAAAAAATAACGATAtctaaacattattattagaaatattaaaataaaaactatggagcgtaaaaacttaaatatcgAAAAATAGTGGCAAATCAATATTGCATTCAGTCAATTGTAGTTCATAGACAataactagttatttttatgtaaaagtatttgacgatgtatggatgtagagatatttgtttttgtttcaaggAAAAGTTGCTAATTTGAATTCAGTCGCGGAAACGACCGTCGATACTCGAGACTCGAACggtatagttacgccactgaCTATTGCTCCTTAGGACCACAGAAAGTCCATTGATGTTTAGTATGATGCTCGTAGCTAGTTGCACTGACTGGCCGATAACTGATCAGTAGATTAATCGAGGATGTTACTTAGATGGATGGTcgtttattggtatttataatagttcttaagccacgtcaaaggccttcggcaCAGAAAACAGCTTCGTGAACCCCttgctatatttttgtcaacattTGCCGACAAAAGCGTCATGAGCACTATCTGATTTGTCGACTATAGCGACCGTGGCGGTGAAACGGTGAAGACATTATACACTCCATCTATTGCACTGTAGGTTCAGGCTTAGCTGGAGTACTAACAAGAATTGGCTAACCTTTTTAGCTTTGACTTTGGCCTTTGACAGAGTACACTATTGGTACCAATATACCAACTATTTAATTCAAAAACTTCCTCCCGGTAATTTACTAACGATACTACAATCGTAAATTTATAGAAAGAACAAAAATACTCTTGAAGGTCACTGTAGTACTTTGTTACGTAAATATAGTCAAAAAAAGCTTCCCTCATAATCATGAAACGACAATAAAATGCCTCCAAACATACGTCATCGCCCTTCAGTACACATTATTGTCAACTAGCTTATGACCGCGGCTTTACTCGCGTGGATTATCTGTTAAAAggcaaatcaaaatcaaatcgtttatttatttaggtctgACACAGAATAAATCTGCTTATAGTTTGAGACTGATAGCagataaaacttaaaaaaaaaaattaggtctAATatagacacttatgatagtcgttacaattactgaatctaccactagctcggaaaatgtagagccttatgaaaagagctagcgagaaactcacggccactctttttattcgccaaaagttttacaatgtggttgatacaataattgatcatgcgaggagctgccaacaatcagcgatatagactaaacatcaattaaggaaaaagtgtcgtgaaattaaaatatacgcTAAATttaatagtacatacataatatcacgcctgttattaTATGATAagcagaaatgtatgaaatatatccaTGTTTAgacgttaacaatgttagtcccatgtaatagggggcgagcttattgccatatactgggcacgttaccaaactccgggctataTTGAgaaattaactttaattagAAATGTCTTACAGCACTGCCCaattcgggaatcgaacctggaaCCTCATGGTCAGCAGTTAAATACACTACCGACAGcgctacaaaaatagtttattatttaatagtttactaGAAAAACGGTACCAGACAGAGATATGATCAGCTTTGCATTTTGATAATGGTTTGAACAAACTGCTATAACTCCTACCACTAACCTCACAAAAGTTGCAATTAGGTATCGTTTCGAagggctttataatattttaagagttatttttttaatccatgctaaaaattataaaaggactatgtgtttgttcgtttgttaaAACCGCATAATCGATTTCAAAAACTATTACTAAAGTTAAAGATATAAATTTTCAGGGTTGAAGggcatacataataatacgtatGGTACATAATCCATacattcaaaaaatatttttgtttagaaagCATATAACAATAGGTAACAACTTTCAAAACTCACgtggaaatataaaaaaatacaggtttttCTTTTCTACCTTAATAATTTATCTACTCAAGTTTCATGGAAAACGATAATAAAGACCAatgaacagacagacaaaataGCTTTCGTTTTTTATTAGACCGATCGATATCCCGTCCTTGGGGTGAGGAACTAACGTGCCGGGCCATAGCACGCCGCACTCTGCCCATAACTTCACGGCAGCTAACAATATAAACCgtgtttcataatttattatcattttgcCTAAAATTAgggcaaaaaataaaattttactgtcAAATTCCTAAAAGGATTTTGCCGTCAGATTCCTGAAGAGAATTTTGCCggcaaaaaaaattgtgaagtGAATTTCatcagtaaattattatttagttgtgTGGTGTTTTAAGTTGTGTGAAAATTAGTGTAATTaatagtttattgtatttaaatagacttaaataataattaaagatgTATATCaaaaatttaactaataaaatcaaGAAGCATTTTCTTCGATTGCATGATGaggtaatttaatatttttttctaactagtacttatattataattcagTATTATGTATTGAAAGTACagtgtatttaatatattatataatattagtgtaatatattatgttataatgttTCAAACGTAATTTTATTGGGCATTTTCGAATGATGGACTCGTGCGTAGAGGTCGTTGGTTCAGTTCCCTAACAGACATATTTCAATTGTGTGATTCAGGTGCAGTCATAACTTGCTAGATACCTATTACCCTTATCATCCCTACTTGCggtagtattttaattatttctgcgcaaaatttcattaaaattgtttcagCAATTTAACCGTACAATCGTCGTAGTTGCAATACCATTGCAATACTTCTtcttgttatttgtatgtttataaaacttctcgctaaaaaatatcaattccaTTAAGAACCCAGTCCCTGCTAGCTTTTCAAACAATATTCGTGAACAATTTATGTGTGTTTTCAGATAATGGCACCGGTAAAGTTCGGACTGTTCAAGGCTCGCAGCCGGGACTACCAGGAACAGCCGTCTACTGAGAACCTACTACACACCAGCAACAGTGCAGACCACGGTAAGAACTTATAGCCAGGTATATGTCTTTTATTGGAAATTTCGATTACTATTTCGATGTTCGAAAATGATGTGTCAAAATCGAAATTTCGTGACttagttaagattttttaaacacaGAGGCTTCTTCGAAATGCATGAAATCGTGGTCAATTATCACATGAAATCATCCGAAATTTTGGAATGCGCTTTCGTTTTTCGTTGAACTATAGTAGGTGCCCAGAGTCCCGTTGCCCTACGTTGTCGAAAATAAATACGACTGTTACATAAAGGTCTTAGGTTTAAATCTCGGGTGAAAATGCAATTTCTTCAAATTTCAGTCTAGTTTTCAGTGACTGCAAGAACTGGTCTAATAGGAAAGAGAGCCACAATAAACCTTATATCACTTAAATAGGCCGAAACCGATCTCAGTTGACTCATGGTTCTACTGAACAGACATTTTCTATACTAAAGCAGTGCAAGAGTCTAACAGTATATTTCTTGGCAGTGGCAACTCCATCATCACCGATAGCTTCCACCAGCAAGGGCATCACGGAACACGAGCAGTTCGCAGACCTCTCCGTGCTACAGATAGACAGCGAAGAGGACGTGAGTATGAGTGTCTACTACTACCATTACACTGCCTCCATTGCCAAGAGTTTTGTAAAAtcatgaaacaaaattatatctgAGTTTTTCTGTCGAGATATGCTTAGGGAATCGCCCGGGGTATATTGCCCTTAGACCCAACTTCTTCTCCGTCTTTCTTCTTTTTAAACACAACTTCTTCTCCGTGTCTCAGAGTGCACATAACaatggtcgtgtcggttatctgtCTCACTGGGATATGACAGTgaaggaacagagagtgtatCTGTGCATTGTGCACGCACTCGGACACTGAGTCAACTGcattacttatataaatattgtgacTGTTATAAGCTATAAGTCCTAAATTACCAAATTCAATTTGAATCATTTCATAAACTTTGTACAAGGCATTTAAGTAGACATATAATTTTGActgtttcggaaaagctggttacTCATTTAATggaaatttattacttttaatgaataaatttaacccattactgttccgctgctgggcaagggtctcctcccgtaatgagggaggggttaggccttgagtccaccacgctggccaagtgcgggttggggactttgcgtgccctcaataaatgtattaaacaaatttttaggcatacaaggtttcctcacgatgtttttcctacaccgttggagcatgtgataattatttctaatacacacataacttcgaaaagtcattggtatgttgcctcgggttcgaacctgcgaccacttgcgtgggaggtgtcaacttataccattataccattatattattatagaatttaatttgcacaagtaaaagaatatttacaaaaagaaaatttattttataaaacttaacaattCAATGTCGTTCAATCTCACGGATCTGTTTGACGGTCAGTCGCCACTTCGTATCAAAGTGTTTGAAGAGTGTCAAGATGTTTCGAGTGGAGGGATGTGACAGAGTGTCTTGATTGAGCAGCTATGTGGGTCAGGGTTGATAGCCAAGAGGTTTTcaaagtgttttatattatgtaattatggACTATTAGCTTTTGTCTGCGACTTCGTCCTCGTGGGTTGTgtcttaggacagaattttcatacaaattttcatctcTTTTAtacccttgggggtagaattgatcaaaatcctttctcagcggatgc is a genomic window of Anticarsia gemmatalis isolate Benzon Research Colony breed Stoneville strain chromosome 27, ilAntGemm2 primary, whole genome shotgun sequence containing:
- the LOC142984682 gene encoding pro-neuropeptide Y-like, which codes for MRIMLPAILLLSAILACAAQAQYPRPRRPERFDTAEQISNYLKELQEYYSVHGRGRYGKRQMHIADASVIFRESPFFEHNLNEEPAFKNLGYK